The Lycium barbarum isolate Lr01 chromosome 9, ASM1917538v2, whole genome shotgun sequence genome has a segment encoding these proteins:
- the LOC132609042 gene encoding UDP-glycosyltransferase 75C1-like, producing MENLKNEKSHVLIAIFPGQGHINPSLQLSKQLIKLGVEVTLSSSLSAFNKIKKLPNIQGLRFAPFSDGYDGKFKGSFDEYHLLNSSIMSHGSEFILNLIKSNSKNGPPFSHVIYTPLMDWAGSVAKKFNIPSTLFWTQPATVFDIYYYRFTDYSDYFKNCDSQDKIIELPGLPPLSPIDFPSFVFDDVECNNWAVESIKRQIEILNNEEYPSILVNTFDDLEFDALRILKNVTMVAIGPTIPSNFLDEKKNPCDNSFGADMIEISSKNYMEWLDLRPNESVIYIAFGSYTEISTQLMEEIGQGLLKCGRPFLWVIREGPNGEKPEEKLSCKDALEKKGEIVRWCSQVEVLKHPSIGCFLTHCGWNSTLESIASGVPVVACPIWNDQVCNAKLVQDVWKNGVRVNVGEGSITQRIEFERCIEIAMGGSKEGEELRKNAKKWRDLAKAAMKENDSSNVNLKAYVNEFLLGRHC from the coding sequence ATGGAAAATTTGAAGAATGAAAAATCCCATGTTCTTATTGCAATATTCCCAGGCCAAGGTCACATTAATCCATCTCTTCAACTTTCCAAACAATTAATCAAATTAGGTGTTGAAGTCACTTTATCCTCTAGCCTATCAGCTTtcaataaaattaaaaaactCCCAAATATTCAAGGACTAAGGTTTGCTCCTTTCTCTGATGGCTATGATGGCAAATTCAAAGGTTCATTTGATGAGTACCATTTGTTAAATTCTTCAATAATGTCTCATGGGTCagaatttattttaaatttaatcAAATCAAATTCAAAAAATGGTCCCCCTTTTTCACATGTTATTTACACTCCGCTTATGGATTGGGCTGGTTCAGTAGCAAAAAAATTTAATATCCCATCTACATTATTTTGGACTCAACCAGCCACAGTTTTTGATATTTACTACTATAGATTTACTGATTATTCTGATTATTTCAAGAATTGTGATTCTCAGGATAAAATCATAGAGTTACCAGGATTGCCACCACTTAGTCCCATTGATTTTCCTTCTTTTGTGTTTGATGATGTGGAGTGTAACAATTGGGCTGTTGAGTCTATTAAAAGGCAAATTGAGATATTGAATAATGAAGAATATCCAAGCATTCTTGTTAATACTTTTGATGATTTGGAATTTGATGCTTTGAGGATTTTGAAAAATGTTACTATGGTGGCAATTGGCCCTACAATTCCTTCAAATTTTCTTGATGAAAAGAAGAATCCTTGTGATAATTCATTTGGAGCTGATATGATTGAGATTAGTTCAAAAAATTACATGGAGTGGCTGGATTTAAGGCCAAATGAATCAGTTATTTACATAGCATTTGGTAGCTATACCGAGATATCAACTCAATTGATGGAAGAGATTGGCCAAGGGTTGTTGAAATGTGGGAGGCCATTTTTGTGGGTGATTAGGGAAGGACCAAACGGGGAAAAACCGGAGGAAAAGTTGAGTTGCAAAGACGCATTGGAAAAGAAGGGGGAAATAGTGCGTTGGTGCTCGCAAGTAGAAGTCTTGAAACACCCTTCTATAGGTTGTTTCTTGACTCATTGCGGGTGGAACTCGACTCTAGAGAGCATAGCTTCTGGCGTGCCTGTCGTGGCGTGTCCTATTTGGAATGATCAAGTTTGTAATGCGAAGCTCGTTCAAGATGTGTGGAAGAATGGCGTCAGAGTGAATGTTGGTGAAGGAAGTATCACTCAAAGAATTGAGTTCGAGAGGTGTATAGAGATCGCGATGGGAGGTAGCAAGGAAGGGGAGGAATTGAGAAAGAATGCCAAGAAATGGAGGGATTTGGCTAAGGCAGCTATGAAGGAAAATGATTCATCAAATGTGAATCTCAAAGCTTATGTTAATGAGTTTTTACTTGGTCGTCATTGTTAA